The following coding sequences are from one Paramormyrops kingsleyae isolate MSU_618 chromosome 21, PKINGS_0.4, whole genome shotgun sequence window:
- the capn10 gene encoding calpain-10 isoform X2, with protein MVSHQMKWNDLQLQVIGDGSAQCCTSYNEKPVPVSMLRDYIPQRITGYCNINAVIFFTNNKKRVCANPKDKWVQKAMSIIENAGDGDKLSCIGGFLLVPMEPSGSLFIDPDFAPADCSLFSDCSTPIARLQGAVEWMRPQEICSSPKLFPENPKEGHPKQGILGDCWFLCACTALLKNKHLMDKVFPPGQPQWGDRSYKGKFRFRFWRFGRWVDVRVDDCLPCLSSRLCFSHCQSPSVFWVPLLEKAYAKLRGSYERLWAGQVAEALVDLTGGLAEQWSLKDSGNEEDPLGQTDKGRRRLDLDSLQAVKGLCSISGSVHSAPGGASELGQHHALSVMEWIDLPVASGAAVRLLRVRNPWGRPTWGGAWREGGERWEQMDQTCALDLLSRTEEGEFWMEEAEFLEEFDEVTVGYPIGSQGFILSIYTGCELPHSYQIGSCWIKGHSSGGCRNNSSFGSNPKFWLQMKDPGEVLVSLLQHRLWRNSADSKGCIDSVGPQGGSRGPDFQHHAIGLHIWKVLFTYHKYRRTYTYLGTKQVISVLTWLIRSFLLYNIFLKPRPEMTLLLIHDCGNGVCVRVSSFQVEKKHFNLVRTLNKPASVSTHCHAYQREVSVYAGLSAGAYLVVPSTFLPGAEASFLLRVFSSAALVLSLVEAPGVPPLAVPDGEWEIHSSQGSWVPGQSAGGSRNFPSHWTNPHVLLLVSLQCEEPNVRVSLRQHGPPSAFLPIGFHIYQVPDGFVEPRITQGQEPQASCVPHCYTQEVSLQCSLPPGAYAVVPSTYQPDSEGNFTLTVSRKILRKVVMSQESLGNVVRETSYISVMRS; from the exons GATCTGCGCAGTGCTGTACGAGTTACAATGAGAAGCCAGTTCCAGTGAGCATGCTAAGGGACTACATTCCCCAGAGAATTACAGGATACTGCAACATCAATGCAGTGAT CTTCTTCACAAATAATAAGAAAAGGGTCTGCGCCAACCCCAAAGACAAATGGGTACAGAAAGCCATGAGTATAATCGA GAATGCAGGTGACGGCGATAAGCTGAGCTGCATCGGGGGCTTCCTGCTGGTACCGATGGAGCCGAGCGGCAGCCTGTTCATCGACCCGGACTTCGCACCGGCCGACTGCTCCCTGTTCTCTGACTGCAGCACTCCCATCGCCAGACTACAGGGGGCGGTAGAATGGATGCGCCCGCAG GAAATCTGCTCGTCGCCCAAACTGTTCCCGGAGAATCCCAAGGAAGGTCACCCAAAGCAAGGCATTCTGGGAGACTGCTGGTTCTTGTGTGCCTGCACCGCGCTGCTGAAGAACAAGCACTTGATGGACAAG GTGTTTCCTCCAGGACAGCCGCAGTGGGGTGACCGTAGCTATAAGGGCAAGTTCCGCTTCCGCTTCTGGAGGTTTGGCCGCTGGGTGGATGTCCGCGTGGACGACTGTCTGCCCTGCCTGAGCTCCCGGCTCTGCTTCTCTCACTGCCAGTCTCCCAGCGTGTTCTGGGTGCCATTACTGGAGAAAGCTTACGCTAA GCTCCGTGGCTCTTATGAGCGGCTGTGGGCTGGACAGGTGGCTGAAGCCCTTGTAGACCTCACTGGGGGACTGGCTGAGCAGTGGAGCCTGAAGGACTCTGGGAATGAGGAAGACCCACTTGGACAGACGGACAAGGGAAGACGGAGGCTTGATCTTGACAGTCTTCAGGCTGTGAAAGGCTTATGTTCGATCAGTGGCTCTGTGCACAGTGCCCCTGGTG GTGCCAGCGAGCTCGGGCAGCACCACGCACTCAGCGTGATGGAATGGATCGACCTACCGGTGGCTTCCGGTGCAGCGGTGCGTCTGCTGAGGGTTCGAAACCCCTGGGGCCGGCCTACCTGGGGAGGTGCCTGGAGAGaagg TGGGGAGCGTTGGGAACAAATGGACCAAACCTGCGCTCTGGACCTACTGAGCCGTACAGAGGAAGGAGAGTTCTGGATGGAGGAGGCGGAGTTCCTAGAAGAATTTGATGAGGTCACAGTGGGCTATCCAATCGGCAGCCAAGGAtttattttaagtatttatACAG GCTGCGAGTTGCCACACAGCTATCAAATAGGCAGCTGTTGGATCAAAGGTCACTCTTCAGGCGGTTGCCGTAACAACAGTAGCTTTGGCAGCAACCCAAAGTTCTGGCTGCAAATGAAGGATCCGGGGGAGGTGCTGGTGTCGCTGCTCCAGCACCGATTATGGAGGAACTCTGCAGACTCTAAGGGGTGCATCGACTCTGTaggaccacaagggggcagcagagggccTGACTTCCAGCACCATGCCATTGGACTTCACATTTGgaaggttttatttacttatcatAAGTATCGTAGAACTTACACATATTTGGGTACAAAGCAAGTAATTTCAGTGTTGACTTGGTTAATAAGGTCATTCTTATTGTATAATATTTTTCTCAAACCCCGTCCTGAGATGACCCTGCTTTTAATTCATGATTGTGGTAATGGAGTTTGTGTACGTGTTTCTTCTTTTCAGGTGGAGAAGAAGCATTTTAACCTGGTTCGAACCCTGAACAAGCCGGCCAGTGTGTCGACACACTGCCACGCCTACCAGCGTGAGGTCAGCGTGTACGCAGGTCTCAGCGCGGGCGCCTACCTCGTCGTCCCCAGCACCTTCCTCCCGGGGGCGGAAGCCAGCTTCCTGTTGCGGGTTTTTTCCTCCGCGGCCCTCGTTCTGAG cctAGTAGAAGCCCCTGGGGTCCCGCCGCTGGCGGTGCCGGATGGGGAGTGGGAGATCCACTCTTCCCAGGGGTCCTGGGTCCCGGGGCAGTCTGCAGGCGGCAGCCGTAACTTCCCCTCCCACTGGACGAACCCACATGTGCTGCTTCTGGTGAGCCTGCAGTGTGAGGAGCCCAATGTGAGGGTCAGCCTCCGGCAGCACGGCCCCCCCAGCGCCTTTCTGCCCATCGGCTTCCACATCTATCAG GTTCCCGACGGGTTCGTAGAACCCCGCATCACCCAAGGCCAGGAGCCCCAGGCCAGCTGCGTTCCACACTGTTACACTCAGGAGGTCAGCCTCCAGTGCAGCCTGCCCCCGGGGGCCTACGCTGTCGTCCCGTCCACCTACCAGCCGGACAGTGAGGGGAACTTCACCCTCACCGTGTCCCGGAAGATTCTCAG GAAGGTGGTAATGAGCCAGGAATCTCTGGGGAATGTTGTGCGGGAG